Proteins encoded within one genomic window of Kibdelosporangium phytohabitans:
- a CDS encoding NUDIX hydrolase yields MDDGWQIPTVAVTVDLVVLTIRDDQLQVLLVERGIEPYAGKLALPGGFLASETEDIDAAAGRELTEETGLRAKHTHLEQVRTYGAPHRDPRRRVITIGYLAILPNLPEPQAGGDARAVRWTPVGQTLRRRNSLAFDHTRVLSDAVERARAKLEYTTLATAFCGPAFTVADLRHVYEIVWGERLDPRNFHRKVTSVENFLVPTGEHTTKDGGRPAALFRRGTAQTLYPPIMRG; encoded by the coding sequence GTGGACGACGGATGGCAGATCCCGACAGTGGCGGTGACGGTCGACCTGGTGGTGCTGACCATCCGGGACGATCAGCTGCAGGTGCTCCTCGTCGAACGCGGCATCGAGCCGTACGCCGGCAAACTCGCGTTGCCCGGCGGGTTTCTCGCGTCCGAGACCGAGGACATCGACGCCGCGGCGGGCCGTGAACTGACCGAGGAGACCGGGCTGCGCGCCAAGCACACCCACTTGGAACAGGTGCGCACGTACGGCGCTCCCCACCGGGACCCGCGCAGGCGGGTGATCACGATCGGCTATCTCGCCATCCTGCCGAACCTGCCCGAACCCCAGGCAGGTGGGGACGCGCGAGCCGTCCGCTGGACCCCGGTCGGGCAGACACTGCGCCGGCGCAACAGCCTGGCGTTCGACCACACCCGCGTCCTCTCGGACGCAGTGGAACGAGCCAGGGCCAAACTCGAGTACACGACGCTGGCGACAGCGTTCTGCGGCCCGGCCTTCACCGTCGCCGACCTACGGCACGTGTACGAGATCGTGTGGGGTGAACGCCTCGATCCGCGCAACTTCCACCGCAAGGTCACCAGCGTCGAGAACTTCCTCGTGCCCACCGGGGAACACACGACCAAGGACGGCGGGCGGCCCGCGGCGTTGTTCCGGCGCGGCACCGCCCAGACGTTGTACCCGCCGATCATGCGCGGCTGA
- a CDS encoding FAD-binding oxidoreductase, which translates to MTSVIDALARHIDRARVVADGPELDAAAAVWNGAVSHRPALVVRCETTAEVRHAIRVARESGLPLSVRSGGHDWAGRAIRAGGLVIDLTRMRHVTVSGNVATVAGGATSADVAEAADRQGLAVATGTVGTVGMLGLSLGGGYGPYNGCFGLAADNLLAAEVVLADGRVVQADTELLWALRGGGGNFGVVTSADVALHPLAEVLAGSFIYPWEQAEQVLRGYGELLEGAPDALTSTIAVVAGPEGPTVVVSPTWSGPPPTEPLSSTGSPRSAHL; encoded by the coding sequence ATGACCAGTGTGATCGATGCGCTCGCCCGGCACATCGATCGGGCCCGCGTCGTGGCCGACGGGCCCGAGCTCGACGCCGCCGCGGCCGTGTGGAACGGGGCGGTGTCACATCGTCCCGCGCTGGTCGTGCGGTGTGAGACGACCGCGGAGGTGCGGCACGCGATCCGTGTCGCACGGGAAAGTGGGCTGCCGCTGTCGGTCCGGAGCGGCGGGCACGACTGGGCGGGGCGGGCGATCCGGGCGGGTGGTTTGGTCATCGACCTGACCCGGATGCGTCACGTCACGGTGTCCGGCAACGTCGCCACGGTGGCTGGTGGTGCCACCTCGGCCGACGTGGCGGAGGCGGCGGACCGCCAGGGGCTGGCCGTGGCCACGGGCACGGTCGGCACCGTGGGCATGCTCGGGTTGTCCCTCGGCGGGGGCTATGGCCCGTACAACGGATGCTTCGGTCTCGCAGCCGACAACCTCCTTGCTGCCGAGGTCGTGCTCGCTGATGGCCGCGTCGTGCAGGCTGACACCGAGCTGTTGTGGGCACTGCGCGGTGGCGGTGGCAACTTCGGCGTGGTCACCTCCGCCGATGTCGCCCTGCACCCGCTGGCCGAGGTGCTCGCCGGTTCCTTCATCTATCCGTGGGAGCAGGCCGAGCAGGTGCTACGTGGATACGGCGAGCTCCTCGAAGGCGCACCTGACGCGCTGACCTCGACGATCGCCGTCGTCGCCGGGCCCGAGGGCCCCACGGTCGTGGTATCACCGACCTGGTCGGGACCACCGCCGACGGAACCACTGTCCTCGACGGGTTCGCCGCGCTCGGCACACCTCTGA
- the eno gene encoding phosphopyruvate hydratase, giving the protein MTAIVAVRGREVLDSRGNPTVEVDVLLEDGSLGRAAVPSGASTGTREAVELRDGDASRYHGKGVRKAVDAVNDEIENAVLGLDAEAQAEVDRVLIDLDGTANKARLGANATLGVSLATVKAAAISSELPLYRYVGGVFAHLLPLPMMNIINGGAHADNSIDFQEFMIGPVGAESFAEAVRMGAEVFHTLRKSLHKAGHNTSVGDEGGFAPNLSSADEALEFVVKAIEDSGYTPGEDIALLLDPAASEFYTDGVYDYAGEGRKRSVEEHVAYLADLTTRFPIVSIEDGIAQDDFDGWKQLTDAIGGRVQLVGDDVFCTNVTLLRDGIDRGIANSILVKVNQIGTLTETLTTVDTAHKAGYSAVMSHRSGETEDTTIADLAVATGCGQIKTGSLSRSDRTAKYNQLIRIEEELGTEARYARRDTLRGSR; this is encoded by the coding sequence GTGACCGCTATCGTCGCCGTCCGTGGCCGTGAGGTCCTCGACAGCCGCGGCAATCCGACTGTCGAGGTCGACGTCCTGCTTGAAGACGGGTCGCTGGGGCGGGCCGCGGTGCCGTCCGGCGCTTCGACCGGGACACGGGAGGCCGTCGAGTTGCGCGACGGTGACGCGTCCCGGTACCACGGCAAAGGCGTGCGCAAGGCAGTCGACGCCGTCAACGACGAGATCGAGAACGCTGTCCTCGGGCTCGACGCGGAGGCCCAGGCCGAGGTGGACCGCGTCCTGATCGACCTGGACGGCACCGCGAACAAGGCCCGGCTCGGGGCGAACGCCACCTTGGGCGTGTCCCTCGCGACGGTCAAGGCTGCCGCGATCAGCAGCGAGCTCCCGCTTTACCGCTACGTCGGTGGGGTGTTCGCGCATCTGCTGCCGTTGCCGATGATGAACATCATCAATGGCGGGGCGCACGCCGACAACTCGATCGACTTCCAGGAGTTCATGATCGGCCCGGTCGGCGCGGAGAGTTTCGCCGAGGCTGTCCGGATGGGCGCCGAGGTGTTCCACACGCTGCGCAAGTCGCTGCACAAGGCCGGTCACAACACCAGCGTCGGCGACGAGGGCGGGTTCGCGCCGAACCTCAGCTCGGCCGACGAGGCGCTCGAGTTCGTGGTCAAGGCGATCGAGGACTCCGGTTACACCCCCGGCGAGGACATCGCGTTGCTGCTCGACCCCGCCGCGTCGGAGTTCTACACCGACGGCGTCTACGACTACGCCGGTGAGGGCCGCAAACGCAGCGTCGAGGAGCACGTGGCGTACCTCGCGGACCTGACCACGCGGTTCCCCATCGTGTCCATCGAGGACGGGATCGCCCAGGACGACTTCGACGGCTGGAAGCAGCTCACCGACGCGATCGGCGGCCGTGTCCAGCTCGTCGGCGACGACGTGTTCTGCACCAACGTCACCTTGCTGCGCGACGGGATCGACCGCGGGATCGCCAACTCGATCCTGGTCAAGGTCAACCAGATCGGCACCCTCACCGAGACACTGACCACAGTGGACACCGCGCACAAGGCCGGGTACTCCGCGGTCATGTCGCACCGGTCCGGCGAGACCGAGGACACCACGATCGCCGACCTCGCCGTCGCCACCGGGTGCGGCCAGATCAAGACCGGCTCGTTGTCCCGGTCGGACCGCACCGCGAAGTACAACCAGCTCATCCGCATCGAGGAGGAGCTGGGCACCGAGGCGCGGTACGCGCGCCGCGACACGCTGCGCGGCAGCCGCTGA
- the folE gene encoding GTP cyclohydrolase I: MTLTDQALELDIRARAEDGVRALLELAGDDPDRAGLARTPARFVDAMLEMTAAPGDPAQFLAVQFEDVGQVDEMVHLGPIPFTSVCEHHILPFTGHAWVAYLPTAGRVVGLSKLARLVEHYARQLQVQERLTGQIVDTLIKHLDPRGAGVVLRATHACMAQRGISKPDAVMTTSALRRAFREQPAARAEFLSFATP; the protein is encoded by the coding sequence ATGACACTCACCGACCAAGCACTGGAGCTGGACATCCGGGCCCGCGCGGAAGACGGCGTCCGCGCGCTGCTCGAACTCGCCGGGGACGACCCGGACCGGGCCGGTCTCGCCCGCACGCCTGCCAGATTCGTCGACGCGATGCTCGAGATGACCGCGGCCCCGGGCGATCCGGCCCAGTTCCTGGCAGTGCAGTTCGAGGACGTCGGCCAGGTCGACGAGATGGTCCACCTCGGGCCGATCCCGTTCACGTCGGTGTGCGAACACCACATCCTGCCGTTCACCGGCCACGCGTGGGTCGCCTACCTGCCCACGGCGGGACGAGTGGTCGGCCTGTCGAAGCTCGCCCGCCTCGTCGAGCACTACGCCCGTCAACTGCAAGTCCAGGAACGCCTCACCGGCCAGATCGTGGACACACTGATCAAACACCTCGACCCACGCGGCGCCGGAGTCGTCCTCCGCGCGACACACGCGTGCATGGCACAACGCGGCATCAGCAAGCCCGACGCGGTCATGACCACTTCGGCGCTCCGGCGCGCCTTTCGTGAGCAGCCCGCCGCCAGGGCCGAGTTCCTGTCGTTCGCCACGCCTTGA
- a CDS encoding 7-carboxy-7-deazaguanine synthase QueE, whose translation MITDTPVAAGRARRGQTLPLSEVFGPTFQGEGPFTGYRARFVRLGGCNLSCGAGAAPMVCDTEYTWNSAKFDLAVECPETRTTAILEHAGRISAPITVLTGGEPMTHQRKPAFTELLTGLRDLGQVHVETNGTIPPAADAHDLVDHFTVSPKLTNTGDPAGKRLKPRALAAFAAEAPGKAVFKFVVATPDELTEVDRLVDEYSIPHPAVWIMPEGRTAARVLACHRSLADAILTRGYNTTTRLHMLLWPEEDRGR comes from the coding sequence GTGATCACCGACACGCCAGTCGCCGCAGGGCGCGCCCGGCGCGGCCAGACTCTCCCGCTGTCCGAAGTGTTCGGTCCCACCTTCCAGGGCGAAGGGCCGTTCACCGGGTACCGGGCGCGGTTCGTGCGGCTCGGCGGCTGCAACCTGTCGTGCGGCGCGGGCGCGGCCCCGATGGTGTGCGACACCGAGTACACCTGGAACTCCGCGAAGTTCGATCTCGCGGTGGAATGCCCGGAGACGCGGACGACCGCCATCCTGGAGCACGCCGGGCGCATCAGCGCACCGATCACGGTGCTGACCGGCGGCGAACCCATGACCCACCAGCGAAAGCCCGCGTTCACCGAACTTCTGACCGGTCTGCGCGACCTTGGCCAGGTGCACGTCGAGACCAACGGCACCATCCCTCCCGCGGCGGACGCGCACGACCTGGTCGACCACTTCACGGTGTCGCCCAAGCTCACCAACACCGGTGACCCGGCGGGAAAGAGGCTCAAACCACGCGCACTGGCCGCGTTCGCCGCCGAGGCACCGGGCAAGGCCGTGTTCAAGTTCGTGGTCGCCACGCCCGACGAACTGACCGAAGTGGACAGACTCGTCGACGAGTACTCGATCCCCCACCCGGCAGTGTGGATCATGCCGGAAGGCCGCACCGCCGCCCGCGTGCTGGCGTGCCACCGATCACTGGCGGACGCGATCCTGACGCGCGGTTACAACACCACGACCAGGCTGCACATGTTGCTGTGGCCAGAAGAGGACCGGGGACGATGA
- a CDS encoding 6-pyruvoyl trahydropterin synthase family protein gives MTQQTSVQVRHNFETAHRLPELGGKCVNLHGHSWWLEATVTAVAGDPGEVVCEFGALKIALREWVDVHLDHGAMLGIADPLLPTLADAGRVFVFGKDEPAADLPWPTVEATAHLLTRVTTAIASDLDPRLTVTHVRVTETHVNAAEVHTT, from the coding sequence ATGACACAGCAGACCTCGGTACAGGTACGGCACAACTTCGAAACCGCGCACCGGCTGCCCGAACTGGGCGGCAAGTGCGTCAACCTGCACGGGCATTCCTGGTGGCTGGAAGCGACCGTCACCGCGGTCGCCGGCGATCCCGGCGAAGTCGTGTGCGAGTTCGGCGCGTTGAAGATCGCACTGCGCGAGTGGGTGGACGTGCACCTCGACCACGGCGCCATGCTCGGCATCGCCGACCCGCTGCTGCCCACGCTGGCCGACGCGGGCCGGGTGTTCGTGTTCGGCAAGGACGAACCAGCGGCCGATCTCCCGTGGCCCACAGTGGAAGCGACCGCCCACCTGCTCACCCGGGTGACCACGGCCATCGCGTCCGACCTCGATCCACGCCTCACGGTGACGCACGTGCGGGTGACCGAGACCCACGTCAACGCGGCGGAGGTGCACACCACGTGA
- the queC gene encoding 7-cyano-7-deazaguanine synthase QueC encodes MNGNGDRHDSTLVLLSGGLDSTVLATELVRRGAAVQAVSVHYGQRHAVELEAAAVVASRLGIPHDIIDLSVLRHHLRSALTGTGEIPHGHYAADTMSATVVPNRNAIMLMVACGVASARGLRVVATAVHSGDHPIYPDCRPEFIAAATLTAMLGTETVRVEAPYIRLTKAEIAAKGVQFDAPMELSWSCYEGGDSTGRHCGRCGTCVERAEAFHLAGVRDPTDYADTAFWREQVTV; translated from the coding sequence GTGAATGGGAATGGCGATCGACACGATTCCACGCTGGTCCTGCTGTCCGGCGGGCTGGACTCCACCGTACTGGCGACCGAACTCGTGCGCCGCGGGGCCGCCGTACAAGCCGTCAGCGTCCACTACGGCCAGCGGCACGCCGTCGAACTGGAGGCCGCGGCCGTCGTCGCGAGCCGGCTCGGGATCCCCCACGACATCATCGATCTGAGCGTGCTGCGGCACCACCTGCGGTCCGCGCTCACCGGGACGGGCGAGATACCCCACGGCCACTACGCCGCCGACACCATGTCAGCCACCGTCGTGCCCAACCGCAACGCGATCATGCTCATGGTGGCGTGCGGCGTGGCGTCCGCCCGTGGCCTGAGAGTGGTGGCCACGGCCGTGCACTCCGGTGACCACCCGATCTACCCGGACTGCCGCCCGGAGTTCATCGCCGCCGCCACCCTGACGGCCATGCTCGGCACCGAGACCGTCCGTGTCGAAGCGCCCTACATTCGCTTGACGAAAGCCGAGATCGCGGCCAAAGGCGTACAGTTCGACGCGCCCATGGAGCTGTCCTGGTCCTGCTACGAGGGCGGTGACTCCACCGGACGGCACTGTGGCCGTTGCGGCACATGCGTGGAACGTGCCGAGGCGTTTCACCTCGCAGGCGTGCGTGACCCCACCGACTACGCCGACACGGCGTTCTGGCGTGAGCAGGTGACCGTATGA
- a CDS encoding pyridoxamine 5'-phosphate oxidase family protein, with protein sequence MSNEEREFFLADVHVGVLGVATARNGHAPLLVPVWYRYTPGGELVVQTGRETVKAQLLRAAGRFSICVQDENPPYRYVSVEGPVTSVSDPVPPAERKAIAHRYLDPQEADSYLAATARQLTDDVAIHMRPQHWRTANFATFAAEFAGTVS encoded by the coding sequence ATGTCGAATGAAGAACGCGAATTTTTCCTGGCCGACGTGCACGTCGGGGTGCTGGGCGTGGCCACCGCGCGAAACGGTCACGCGCCGCTGCTTGTGCCTGTCTGGTACCGGTACACGCCCGGCGGCGAGCTCGTGGTCCAGACGGGCCGGGAGACGGTGAAAGCCCAGCTGCTGCGCGCGGCCGGCCGGTTCAGCATCTGCGTGCAGGACGAGAACCCGCCGTACCGGTACGTCAGCGTGGAAGGCCCGGTGACGTCCGTGAGCGATCCGGTGCCGCCCGCCGAGCGCAAGGCCATAGCCCACCGGTACCTGGACCCGCAGGAGGCGGATTCCTACCTGGCAGCGACCGCGCGGCAACTGACGGACGACGTCGCGATCCATATGCGGCCGCAGCACTGGCGTACGGCGAACTTCGCGACGTTCGCAGCGGAATTCGCCGGCACGGTGTCATAA
- a CDS encoding amino acid adenylation domain-containing protein, which yields MPDLFQAQVSARPHAPAAWHRGEELTYAQLDARSDHVAARLLDHGVEPGSAVGVCGGRSLEALVAVLGVLKAGCAYVPLDEELPPARLRVMVEDGDVHAVVTLPGARRPRGPRTFVEVDPVSADLSGHVPVQARRAVSRPATNCAYVMFTSGSSGRPKPVVITHRGVVRLVLSDPGLPPPGPGDRVLHGYSLSSDASTIEIWNGLLTGACLVLVDRADLVSPPALEDVLRDHGVTVAYLTTSVFHHVARTRPRALSGLRFVSAGGEAMDSSLAATVMAACPDTTVVNFYGPTENTVVSTVHVLRAAPAQDMGVPIGRPFGASTAHVLRADGSVAAPGEEGELYVGGDGLAVGYAGDAELTAERFVTVDVHGRPERLYRTGDRAVRAHDGVLEYRGRLDRQVKLRGHRIELDEIEARLRAHPAVGEAAVELDGDRPVAYLTAAEPGDPLPLEALRAYCAQWLPSQAVPLLVAMRQFPVGGSGKVDRKRLSVNAATAGTAAPVESVLDAIAHVWELVLRERPAPDDDFFAVGGDSLLASEIVTRTLAVLNIDAAFGSSLIRSLLDTPTLAGFAEAVRAVRGSAAAAPAAPVDFARERELGVTLPPAQRPGPRPENPSEVLLTGATGFVGAFLLRRLLQATSARVHLPVRATTSAHAERRVRAALGRYGLRLPDGAWRRVVCFPADLAAPGLGMSPDHTAKLAGCLDLVVHNAAQVNFLYPYQALRAANVESTREIIRLAGPRRVPVHFLSTIAVLAGFGTAGVRHVDEDAELDHADRLSMGYAESKWVAEGLLRQAAAQGLPTAVYRPYEITGDRRHGACNTDTAICSLFKTIAETGLAPDIDLPMDFVPVDYVAEAVVHVATRQRAGDRVYHLTNPRPALLGDVLERMRAAGCALRMLPYQQWVGELVRHVARHPTSPTAPFVSLCVDRGHKADISVKEMYLDGTFPRLGRRNLEQALDGSGLHCPPVDADLLDRYLEYFFTSGYIPRPRRPEPELEELV from the coding sequence TTGCCAGACCTGTTCCAGGCGCAGGTGAGCGCACGCCCGCACGCACCAGCGGCATGGCACCGCGGCGAGGAACTGACCTACGCGCAGCTCGACGCGCGCTCCGACCATGTGGCGGCGCGGCTGCTCGACCACGGCGTCGAGCCTGGTTCGGCCGTGGGGGTGTGTGGCGGTCGGAGCCTGGAAGCGCTTGTGGCTGTACTGGGTGTGCTCAAGGCCGGGTGTGCCTATGTGCCGCTCGACGAAGAACTCCCGCCTGCCCGGTTGCGCGTGATGGTCGAAGACGGCGACGTGCACGCGGTCGTGACGCTGCCAGGCGCCAGGCGCCCGCGTGGCCCGCGGACCTTCGTCGAGGTGGATCCCGTGTCCGCCGATCTGAGCGGTCACGTGCCGGTCCAGGCGAGGCGGGCGGTGTCCCGTCCCGCCACGAACTGTGCGTACGTGATGTTCACGTCCGGCTCGTCCGGCCGCCCCAAACCCGTGGTGATCACGCATCGTGGCGTGGTCCGGCTGGTGCTGTCCGATCCCGGGCTGCCACCACCGGGTCCCGGCGACCGGGTGCTGCACGGTTACAGCCTGTCCTCCGACGCGTCCACGATCGAGATCTGGAACGGGCTGCTCACCGGTGCGTGCCTGGTCCTGGTCGACCGGGCCGACCTGGTGTCGCCGCCTGCGCTGGAGGATGTGTTGCGTGACCACGGGGTGACGGTCGCCTACCTCACCACGAGCGTCTTCCACCACGTGGCCAGGACGCGTCCGCGAGCGCTGAGCGGGCTGCGTTTCGTGTCCGCGGGCGGGGAGGCGATGGACTCCAGTCTCGCCGCGACTGTCATGGCGGCGTGTCCGGACACCACTGTGGTCAATTTCTACGGGCCCACGGAGAACACGGTGGTTTCCACCGTCCATGTCCTGCGTGCCGCGCCGGCGCAGGACATGGGCGTACCCATCGGCCGCCCTTTCGGCGCCTCCACCGCGCATGTCCTACGCGCGGACGGCAGTGTGGCCGCGCCTGGTGAGGAAGGTGAGTTGTACGTCGGCGGCGACGGTCTGGCCGTGGGGTACGCCGGTGACGCGGAGCTGACCGCCGAGCGGTTCGTGACCGTGGACGTGCACGGGCGGCCCGAACGGCTCTACCGCACCGGAGACCGTGCCGTGCGGGCGCACGATGGCGTGCTGGAGTACCGGGGACGGCTGGACCGGCAGGTGAAACTGCGCGGGCACCGCATCGAGCTCGACGAGATCGAGGCCCGGCTGCGTGCCCATCCCGCTGTCGGTGAAGCCGCGGTGGAGCTCGACGGGGACCGGCCGGTCGCGTACCTCACCGCCGCGGAACCCGGGGACCCGTTGCCGCTGGAGGCGTTGCGCGCCTACTGCGCCCAGTGGTTGCCGAGCCAGGCCGTCCCGCTGCTGGTCGCCATGCGGCAGTTCCCGGTCGGTGGCAGCGGGAAGGTCGACAGGAAGCGGTTGTCGGTCAACGCGGCCACGGCGGGCACCGCCGCACCTGTCGAGAGCGTGCTCGACGCGATCGCGCACGTGTGGGAGCTGGTCCTGCGGGAACGTCCCGCGCCCGACGACGACTTCTTCGCCGTCGGCGGTGACTCGCTGCTCGCCTCCGAGATCGTCACACGCACTCTCGCGGTGCTCAACATCGACGCCGCCTTCGGCTCCAGCCTGATCAGATCGCTGCTGGACACCCCGACGCTGGCGGGATTCGCCGAGGCCGTGCGCGCCGTGCGGGGCAGCGCCGCCGCCGCGCCCGCGGCACCGGTCGACTTCGCCCGTGAGCGTGAACTCGGGGTGACCCTCCCGCCTGCCCAGCGACCGGGGCCCCGGCCGGAGAACCCGTCGGAGGTGCTGCTCACCGGTGCCACGGGGTTCGTCGGTGCCTTCCTGCTGCGCCGCCTGCTGCAGGCGACGTCCGCCCGTGTCCACCTTCCCGTGCGGGCAACGACATCCGCGCACGCCGAGCGGCGGGTGCGTGCCGCGCTGGGCCGATACGGTCTGCGCTTGCCGGACGGGGCATGGCGCCGGGTGGTGTGCTTCCCGGCGGATCTGGCGGCACCCGGACTGGGGATGTCTCCCGATCACACGGCGAAGCTGGCCGGGTGCCTCGACCTGGTGGTGCACAATGCCGCCCAGGTGAACTTCCTCTACCCGTACCAGGCGCTGCGGGCCGCCAACGTGGAGAGCACCAGGGAGATCATCCGGCTGGCCGGGCCGAGGCGGGTGCCGGTGCACTTCCTGTCCACCATCGCGGTACTGGCCGGATTCGGCACCGCGGGCGTCCGGCACGTCGACGAGGACGCCGAGCTGGACCACGCGGACCGGCTCAGCATGGGCTACGCGGAGAGCAAATGGGTGGCCGAGGGACTGCTGCGCCAGGCCGCCGCCCAGGGCCTGCCGACCGCCGTCTACCGGCCCTATGAGATCACCGGCGACCGGCGGCACGGCGCGTGCAACACCGACACGGCGATCTGCTCGCTGTTCAAGACCATCGCCGAGACGGGCCTCGCGCCGGACATCGACCTGCCCATGGACTTCGTGCCGGTCGACTACGTCGCCGAAGCCGTCGTGCACGTCGCCACCCGGCAGCGGGCCGGCGACCGCGTGTACCACCTCACCAATCCGCGTCCCGCCCTGCTGGGTGACGTCCTCGAACGCATGCGCGCCGCGGGTTGTGCGCTGCGGATGCTGCCGTACCAGCAGTGGGTCGGCGAACTCGTGCGGCACGTCGCACGCCACCCGACCAGTCCCACCGCGCCGTTCGTGTCCCTGTGCGTGGACCGCGGCCACAAGGCGGACATCTCGGTCAAGGAGATGTACCTGGACGGGACGTTTCCGCGTCTGGGCAGGCGCAATCTCGAGCAGGCGCTGGACGGCAGCGGCCTGCACTGCCCACCGGTCGACGCCGACCTGCTCGACCGCTACCTGGAGTACTTCTTCACGTCCGGCTACATTCCCCGGCCGCGGCGGCCGGAACCCGAGCTGGAGGAGCTGGTATGA
- a CDS encoding cytochrome P450, translated as MTLIPVPAPDPGTAGPPRAYDRLRADEPVVQAQLANGETGWLLSRHEDVRAAFADPRLVRPLLSAWPVREDAQPPPCLPTFLEMTGEQHHRVRRAVLPLFTRPRLRFMAPRIRAIATELVDAMTAAGTAADLVPSFVEPLPLRVLCDTVGLPYEDRDTYLPHTLTLLSAAGLPMDDVLDALYALQDYASELVSRKQREPDDTYICLLLSRLTRDDVVSFVVTMLMAGYKTNVQHTGNALLVLLTHPGQLGLLRADPARIPVAVEELLRYVPLMNAINILVAQEDLTLRGRRIRAGDAVLPVIASANRDPAAFTDPDRLDLARSPNPHTTFGRGPHHCTGAHLTRLQLTVALEVLLSGLPDLELDEPPEVIPWDESTPLRAPARLRVRW; from the coding sequence ATGACACTCATCCCGGTACCGGCGCCCGACCCGGGAACGGCAGGGCCTCCCCGTGCCTACGACCGTCTGCGCGCCGACGAGCCGGTTGTCCAGGCCCAGCTGGCCAACGGCGAAACCGGGTGGCTGCTGAGCCGTCACGAGGACGTCCGTGCCGCGTTCGCCGACCCGCGACTGGTTCGGCCGCTGTTGTCGGCGTGGCCCGTCCGCGAGGACGCGCAGCCACCTCCGTGCCTGCCGACGTTCCTGGAGATGACCGGCGAACAGCACCACAGGGTGCGCCGCGCGGTGCTGCCGCTGTTCACACGACCGCGTCTGCGTTTCATGGCTCCACGCATCCGCGCGATAGCCACAGAACTGGTCGACGCGATGACGGCCGCGGGCACCGCGGCGGACCTCGTGCCGTCCTTTGTGGAACCGCTGCCGCTGCGGGTGCTGTGTGACACGGTCGGGTTGCCCTACGAAGACCGCGACACCTACCTGCCGCACACGCTCACCCTGCTCAGCGCAGCGGGCCTGCCCATGGACGATGTGCTGGACGCCTTGTACGCGCTGCAGGACTACGCCAGCGAACTGGTCAGCCGCAAGCAACGCGAGCCCGACGACACCTACATCTGCTTGCTGTTGAGCCGCCTGACCCGTGACGACGTCGTCAGCTTCGTGGTCACCATGCTCATGGCGGGCTACAAGACGAACGTCCAGCACACCGGCAACGCGCTGCTGGTGCTGCTCACCCATCCCGGCCAACTCGGGCTGCTGCGTGCCGATCCCGCGCGCATCCCGGTGGCGGTGGAGGAACTGCTGCGTTACGTCCCGCTGATGAACGCCATCAACATCCTGGTCGCACAGGAGGACCTCACGCTGCGCGGCAGGCGGATCCGAGCCGGTGACGCGGTACTGCCCGTGATCGCCTCGGCCAACCGCGACCCGGCGGCGTTCACCGATCCCGACCGCCTCGACCTCGCCCGCAGTCCCAACCCGCACACCACGTTCGGTCGTGGGCCACACCACTGCACCGGCGCCCACCTGACCCGCCTGCAACTCACCGTCGCACTGGAAGTGCTGCTGAGCGGGCTGCCCGATCTCGAACTCGACGAACCACCCGAGGTGATCCCGTGGGACGAATCGACACCGCTGCGCGCCCCGGCCCGGCTGCGTGTCCGTTGGTGA